In Phlebotomus papatasi isolate M1 chromosome 1, Ppap_2.1, whole genome shotgun sequence, the following proteins share a genomic window:
- the LOC129799602 gene encoding uncharacterized protein LOC129799602, whose product MPSKELSRRAYKGQLTSVRKIVEKYQRDPENLEDGQAETELIAQRDMVGIIEGKFKAVQSEIIASAAPEDKEREQEEFLTFMDECLQVEQELSQLIAAITTQKRGYNAAGEASGLNTSSENQTVQQMLSLMQQQLQEQRLQRLSEESKLKELLQNQRKEVETLLEASRNNLTATLENSDILDVSDHSAKLEPIKIPTFSGDYCEWMTFKNLFISSVDKNIRLSKSQKMQYLRNSTSGEALGLFGSLPITDENYTIAWGRLEKRYNNKMIIISAFMDKFLNQPTITKSDVTALRKLQSTTSQALEAVDALGVSSRDPWLIHLALKHLDHQTQTQWSEKCPDSIPTWTDFDEFLEKRCRSLESCPITQKTSTVDEVIEAKQQLQSILGEASMKLSKFRSNRIELLATEDPSTEAKAPLVLDEEAKTLGILWNPVIDAFQFRVSGSLQSETWTKRQLLSTVARIFDPCGLIGPIITSAKLLIQIAWTKPIGWDDPIPDDLLTEWKAFIVGLTDISQLRIPRWISTISNPSHMELHAYCDASMMAYGASIYLVYEDSQYNRSSGLLVAKSRLTPIKGKHDCTRTLTIPKAELCGAELAAQLMSTVSEALKISNTFFWTDSMVVLHWIYAPHGRKDTLVRNKVSKILSSSHSHQWRHVKTSENPADMISRGSKVKSLLDNSMWWHGPSWLLQGPSEWPPEFSPTSHLDFRPTMVTCSEVSAKRPWLSIYEALMLHCSSFVKATRVLAWVLRGVQRFRSRRQRVTRSTSCAIPDHLQVAELRTSEMLLVSWDQASHFKDVLALLKSNQLNKITLPIRKLSPFIDHDGILRVGGRLKNSEQSFETCHPALIGNGKLSEWIAQREHQRLLHAGPQLTLSSIRAKFWPLKGRNLVRSIIHRCTTCIRAKPQCAEQLMGDLPSSRTTLLRPFLHTGMDFTGHILIKRSPRGSVAEKAYVVVFICMSTKAVHLELITSLSSAAFIATFRRFIARRGLPAHIYSDNGTNFVGGEKELRNLLRNHNVQQDLANFSSTLHVQWHFNPPGAPHQGGLWEAAVKSFKTHFTRVVGNVRLTYEELNTIIVQIEAVLNSRPLIALMDDPNDPRSLTPGDFLVGNAPTQLPVDPGDVVNIDHLNRWRLCSKLQHDLTTRWKNDYLHTLQQRNKWNKETPNFTEGDVVLLKTENMSSLEWPLGLVVDVFPGSDGKVRVAQLRVRGKLITRPITKLIKLPVDES is encoded by the exons ATGCCGTCCAAGGAATTGAGCAGGCGTGCATACAAAGGTCAATTAACCTCTGTCCGGAAGATTGTGGAAAAGTACCAGAGAGATCCTGAGAATTTGGAAGATGGTCAAGCTGAGACTGAGTTAATAGCACAGAGAGATATGGTCGGGATTATCGAGGGAAAATTTAAGGCTGTGCAATCCGAGATTATCGCTTCAGCAGCCCCTGAAGACAAAGAAAGGGAACAGGAAGAGTTTCTAACCTTCATGGATGAATGTCTTCAGGTGGAACAGGAACTTAGTCAGTTAATCGCCGCAATTACCACTCAGAAGAGAGGTTATAATGCAGCTGGTGAAGCTTCAGGGCTGAATACATCATCTGAGAATCAAACTGTCCAGCAAATGCTCTCACTGATGCAACAACAGCTGCAAGAACAAAGATTGCAACGATTGAGTGAAGAAAGTAAGCTGAAGGAGCTTCTACAAAATCAACGGAAGGAAGTTGAGACTTTACTGGAAGCTTCTCGAAATAATTTGACAGCAACGCTCGAGAACTCCGATATTCTTGATGTCTCTGACCACAGTGCAAAGCTGGAACCAATCAAAATTCCCACTTTTTCCGGGGATTATTGCGAATGGATGAcattcaaaaatctttttatctcATCTGTAGATAAAAATATAAGActgtcaaaatcccaaaagatgcaATACTTGAGAAATTCTACAAGTGGAGAAGCACTTGGACTCTTCGGTAGTCTCCCAATCACTGACGAGAATTACACCATCGCTTGGGGTCGTCTTGAGAAGAGATACAACAACAAGATGATCATCATTTCTGCGTTCATGGATAAATTCCTGAATCAGCCCACCATTACTAAGTCTGATGTCACTGCTCTACGGAAGCTGCAATCCACAACTTCTCAGGCTTTGGAAGCTGTGGATGCATTGGGAGTTTCATCAAGAGATCCATGGCTGATTCATTTGGCGCTGAAACATTTGGATCATCAAACTCAGACGCAATGGAGTGAAAAGTGCCCAGACTCCATTCCTACCTGGACAGACTTTGACGAGTTTCTTGAGAAACGCTGCAGGAGCCTTGAGAGCTGCCCAATCACACAAAAGA CCTCAACAGTTGATGAAGTCATCGAGGCCAAACAACAGCTCCAATCCATACTTGGTGAAGCATCAATGAAACTCTCCAAATTTCGCTCCAATCGGATTGAACTTCTTGCAACAGAAGATCCATCGACAGAAGCCAAAGCGCCTCTTGTACTGGACGAAGAAGCAAAAACATTGGGCATACTGTGGAATCCGGTCATTGATGCATTCCAATTTCGTGTATCAGGAAGTTTGCAATCGGAGACTTGGACTAAGCGACAGTTATTGTCTACTGTGGCGAGGATCTTTGATCCATGTGGCTTAATAGGCCCAATCATAACTTCTGCAAAGCTGTTGATCCAAATAGCTTGGACTAAGCCTATTGGATGGGATGATCCCATTCCAGATGATCTTCTAACTGAGTGGAAAGCTTTCATCGTGGGTTTGACAGATATTAGCCAATTACGCATTCCGAGGTGGATTTCTACGATTTCGAATCCTTCTCACATGGAGTTGCATGCCTATTGCGATGCAAGCATGATGGCCTACGGTGCTTCAATATATCTTGTCTACGAGGATAGTCAGTATAACAGATCTTCTGGACTGCTTGTGGCTAAATCAAGACTCACTCCAATCAAGGGAAAACATGATTGCACAAGGACTCTTACCATACCTAAGGCTGAGCTTTGCGGCGCAGAATTAGCCGCGCAGTTGATGAGTACAGTATCTGAGGCATTAAAAATTTCCAATACATTCTTCTGGACAGATTCTATGGTGGTTTTGCATTGGATATATGCTCCACATGGAAGAAAGGACACGCTTGTGAGGAATAAAGTTTCCAAGATATTGAGTTCATCACACTCCCATCAGTGGAGACATGTCAAAACTTCGGAAAACCCAGCCGACATGATATCTCGTGGAAGCAAGGTGAAGAGTTTGTTGGATAACTCAATGTGGTGGCATGGGCCAAGTTGGCTTCTTCAGGGTCCGTCGGAATGGCCACCCGAATTCTCACCTACAAGTCATCTTGACTTTCGTCCTACGATGGTGACTtgttctgaagtgtctgcaaaaaGACCATGGCTAAGCATTTATGAAGCCCTAATGTTGCATTGCAGCTCATTTGTCAAAGCTACACGAGTACTGGCTTGGGTATTGAGAGGAGTTCAACGTTTCAGATCCAGACGTCAACGTGTAACTCGAAGCACGTCTTGTGCTATTCCTGATCATCTGCAAGTTGCTGAACTGAGGACAAGCGAGATGTTGCTAGTCTCTTGGGATCAGGCGTCTCATTTCAAGGACGTGCTGGCATTGTTGAAGTCAAATCAACTGAACAAAATCACATTACCCATCCGAAAACTTTCTCCATTCATTGATCACGATGGGATTTTGCGTGTTGGTGGTCGCCTGAAAAATTCAGAGCAGTCTTTTGAAACTTGCCACCCTGCGCTCATCGGAAATGGAAAACTTTCGGAGTGGATTGCTCAAAGAGAGCATCAGCGTCTCTTACATGCTGGGCCTCAGCTAACGCTGTCGTCCATCAGAGCAAAATTCTGGCCACTGAAAGGGCGCAATTTGGTTCGCAGCATCATTCATCGGTGTACTACGTGTATACGAGCAAAGCCTCAATGTGCCGAACAGTTAATGGGAGACTTGCCGTCATCCAGAACTACACTTTTGCGTCCCTTTCTTCACACCGGAATGGACTTCACGGGTCATATTCTGATCAAGAGATCGCCCAGAGGATCTGTTGCTGAAAAGGCCTATGTAGTGGTATTCATTTGTATGTCCACTAAAGCAGTTCATTTGGAGCTGATCACTTCATTGTCTTCGGCGGCCTTCATTGCAACATTCAGAAGGTTCATTGCTAGAAGAGGGCTTCCCGCGCATATTTATAGCGATAACGGGACTAACTTCGTGGGCGGTGAAAAGGAGCTTCGGAATTTGCTTCGCAATCACAATGTGCAACAAGATCTAGCCAACTTCTCCTCCACTTTGCATGTGCAGTGGCACTTCAACCCACCAGGAGCCCCTCACCAAGGAGGTTTGTGGGAGGCAGCTGTGAAGTCTTTCAAGACTCACTTCACGCGTGTGGTTGGAAATGTCCGCCTGACATATGAAGAATTAAACACAATCATCGTGCAAATAGAAGCTGTGCTTAATAGCAGACCACTCATTGCCCTCATGGACGACCCCAATGATCCCCGAAGCCTCACTCCTGGAGACTTTCTTGTTGGAAATGCCCCAACGCAGCTTCCTGTTGATCCTGGAGATGTGGTGAACATCGATCACTTGAACCGATGGAGACTGTGTTCAAAACTTCAACATGATCTCACTACCAGATGGAAAAATGACTACCTTCACACACTACAACAACGCAATAAATGGAACAAGGAAACCCCTAACTTCACTGAAGGCGATGTAGTGCTGTTGAAGACTGAGAACATGTCAAGTTTGGAGTGGCCGTTGGGACTGGTGGTAGATGTGTTTCCGGGGAGCGATGGTAAAGTTCGTGTGGCACAATTGAGGGTTCGCGGAAAGTTAATCACACGACCTATCACAAAGCTTATCAAATTGCCCGTTGATGAATCTTAA